In the genome of Gloeotrichia echinulata CP02, one region contains:
- a CDS encoding DUF2252 domain-containing protein — translation MTNNIVDRIQKFNQGRNPEILKLKYKAMRHDIFSFYRGTCHLFYEDFPKKSSLNAAPPVWICGDLHVENFGSYKGDNRLVYFDINDFDEAVIAPCTWDIARFITSIIVGASTLKVNESESVNLCNKFLDTYTNTLAQGQARNVEKETSQGLVKDLLESLKKRDRPEFLDKRTEEKKGKRRLIIDEKRVKEATEAEQQKVKKLLAIWQKSTKQENADFFKVLDVQQRIAGTGSLGLERYVILVEGKGSPDGNYLLDFKQAQNSSLQPYLTLPQPLWQSQAARQVAIQQRVQGTPPALLGAIVEGTQSYLLRELQPEQDKVNLQSADGKVGRLEKLMQTMGQVTAWDQLRSGGRQGSAIADDLIKFAHSPDWHHQILDYARSYSTQIQLDYQEFSQNS, via the coding sequence ATGACGAATAATATCGTTGACAGAATCCAGAAATTTAACCAAGGACGTAACCCAGAAATACTTAAACTCAAGTACAAGGCAATGCGTCATGATATTTTTAGCTTTTATCGCGGAACTTGTCACCTATTTTATGAAGACTTCCCCAAAAAGTCATCATTAAATGCAGCACCACCAGTGTGGATTTGTGGAGACTTGCATGTAGAAAACTTTGGCAGTTATAAAGGTGATAATCGATTAGTTTATTTTGATATCAACGATTTTGACGAAGCAGTTATTGCTCCTTGTACCTGGGATATAGCCCGGTTCATTACCAGTATTATCGTTGGTGCATCCACCCTGAAAGTGAATGAATCAGAGTCAGTAAATTTGTGCAATAAATTTCTAGATACCTACACCAATACCTTAGCACAAGGACAAGCTAGGAATGTGGAAAAGGAAACTTCTCAAGGCTTAGTTAAGGATTTATTAGAAAGTTTAAAGAAACGCGATCGCCCAGAATTTTTAGATAAGCGTACAGAAGAAAAGAAAGGTAAGCGTCGCTTAATTATTGATGAAAAACGTGTCAAAGAAGCCACGGAAGCAGAACAACAAAAAGTCAAAAAATTACTGGCTATTTGGCAAAAATCTACAAAGCAAGAAAATGCAGATTTTTTCAAAGTGTTAGATGTGCAGCAACGTATAGCAGGTACTGGGAGTTTAGGACTAGAACGTTATGTAATTTTGGTTGAAGGTAAAGGTTCACCTGATGGTAATTATTTATTAGATTTCAAGCAAGCACAAAATAGCTCATTACAGCCTTATTTAACTCTGCCTCAGCCCCTGTGGCAAAGTCAAGCTGCTCGACAGGTAGCTATCCAACAACGGGTACAAGGAACACCACCGGCGCTTTTAGGGGCGATAGTCGAAGGGACTCAATCTTATCTGCTACGGGAATTACAGCCAGAACAAGACAAAGTAAATCTGCAATCAGCGGATGGTAAAGTGGGACGTTTAGAAAAATTGATGCAGACAATGGGTCAAGTTACAGCCTGGGATCAATTACGCAGTGGTGGTAGACAAGGTTCGGCGATCGCCGATGATTTAATTAAGTTTGCTCATTCCCCTGATTGGCATCATCAAATTCTGGACTATGCACGCAGTTACTCTACCCAAATACAACTAGATTATCAGGAATTTAGTCAAAATTCATGA
- a CDS encoding HNH endonuclease, producing the protein MNKTPRIRIPPEVKKYVFERDKCQCQSCGKTTLETNLTIDHIIPLSRGGQNDISNLQTLCSTCNQKKNNDLDPRFRRHFDR; encoded by the coding sequence ATGAATAAAACTCCTAGAATTCGCATCCCTCCCGAAGTGAAAAAATATGTCTTCGAGCGGGATAAATGCCAATGTCAAAGTTGTGGTAAAACTACATTAGAAACCAACCTGACTATCGACCATATCATTCCCCTTTCCCGTGGTGGTCAAAATGATATCAGCAATCTCCAAACCCTCTGTAGCACCTGTAATCAGAAAAAAAACAACGACCTTGACCCCCGCTTCCGGCGTCATTTTGATCGGTAA